From a single Pigmentibacter ruber genomic region:
- the queG gene encoding tRNA epoxyqueuosine(34) reductase QueG yields MKIKKNIQEYFIEKKIVASALFSFEDLNNNLDKDKKFFEFWLNSGAHADMHFLQKNIQVRKDPNFVLDNCKTALIFLFPYAYGHRIRGKIEDEKLDIFKFNDDSIYNKKLISRYVYGKDYHKILKKKLNEIAKNLQLFLDLKFNFRPVIDSIPFFDRAHAREAGLGFIGKNTMLIRPGMGSFFFIATLLTDIPTHVLAESEDKKLNPIMNLTCGECTKCLDSCPTQALLPDFFLDAKRCLSYLSIEHRDTVPQEYLPYFKDTIYGCDICQEVCPYNFVTSGFPILKEFSQVHSPFLMITAKEVALMDENQYEKWFGGTAATRAKYSGLVRNALYHLYATSDSDLRNILSMLAKSENELILKTVRQIEGLIISSK; encoded by the coding sequence ATGAAAATAAAAAAAAATATTCAAGAATATTTTATTGAAAAAAAAATTGTTGCTTCAGCTTTATTTTCATTTGAAGACTTAAATAATAATCTTGATAAAGACAAAAAATTCTTTGAGTTTTGGTTAAATTCAGGCGCTCATGCAGATATGCATTTTCTGCAAAAGAATATACAGGTTAGAAAAGATCCTAATTTTGTTCTTGATAATTGTAAAACAGCATTAATATTTTTATTTCCTTATGCATATGGGCACAGAATTAGAGGAAAAATTGAAGATGAAAAATTAGATATTTTTAAATTTAATGATGATTCTATCTATAATAAGAAGTTAATTTCACGTTATGTATATGGAAAAGATTATCATAAAATATTAAAGAAGAAATTAAATGAAATTGCAAAAAATTTACAACTTTTTCTTGACTTAAAATTTAACTTTAGACCTGTTATTGATTCTATTCCTTTTTTTGATAGAGCACACGCAAGAGAGGCTGGCTTGGGTTTTATAGGTAAAAACACAATGTTAATCAGACCAGGGATGGGAAGTTTCTTTTTTATTGCAACATTACTAACAGACATACCAACACATGTATTGGCTGAAAGTGAAGATAAAAAATTGAATCCTATTATGAACTTAACTTGCGGAGAATGTACAAAGTGTTTAGATTCATGTCCAACTCAGGCACTTTTGCCTGATTTCTTTTTGGATGCAAAACGTTGTTTATCATATTTGTCGATAGAACACAGAGATACAGTGCCCCAAGAATATCTTCCTTACTTTAAGGATACAATTTATGGGTGTGATATTTGTCAAGAAGTCTGTCCATATAATTTTGTTACATCTGGGTTTCCTATCCTCAAAGAATTTTCTCAAGTGCATAGTCCTTTTTTAATGATTACTGCAAAAGAGGTTGCCTTGATGGATGAAAATCAATATGAAAAATGGTTTGGTGGAACAGCTGCAACACGCGCTAAATATTCTGGGTTAGTTAGAAATGCTTTATATCATCTTTATGCTACTTCTGATTCTGATTTAAGGAATATTTTATCTATGTTGGCAAAATCTGAAAATGAATTAATCCTTAAAACAGTTAGACAAATAGAAGGATTAATAATAAGTAGTAAATAG
- a CDS encoding acyl-CoA mutase large subunit family protein yields the protein MSKEKKNLLRKSDFLTASSANIEEIYYPLPNNTKEEYKEKLGSPGEFPFTRGIHSKMYRSNLWTMRQYAGFATAEESNKRYKYLLAQGQTGLSVAFDLPTQIGYDSDCPEAAGEVGKVGVAIDTLADMEILFADIPLDQISTSMTINASAAVLLALYIAVAEKQGIKSDKLRGTIQNDILKEYISRGTYIYPPTQSMRIITDIFSYCKESVPLWNTISISGYHIREAGSTASEEVGFTLADGIAYVEAAINSGLDVDEFAPRLSFFFNSFTDLFEEVGKFRAARRIWAKIMRERFQAKNPKSWMLRFHTQTAGSTLTAQQPDNNIVRVTIQALAAVLGGTQSLHTNSKDEALALPTEESARIALRTQQIIAYESGVAETVDPLAGSYYVEATTDRIEKEALDIIKRIDEIGGMVKAIEQGFVQASIQKSAYKYQQDIENQSRVIVGVNKFIIEEKPVENLLKIDDSVERNQVSRLKKIKNSRDQVAVKEALIKLKRAAQGTENLMPFILNAVKVYASIGEICNILREVFGEYKENIIL from the coding sequence ATGTCCAAGGAGAAAAAAAATTTATTACGAAAGTCAGATTTTTTAACAGCCTCTAGTGCTAATATTGAAGAAATATATTATCCATTACCTAATAATACAAAAGAGGAATATAAAGAAAAATTAGGTTCTCCTGGAGAGTTTCCTTTCACTAGAGGAATTCACAGCAAGATGTATAGAAGCAATTTGTGGACTATGCGTCAATATGCTGGGTTTGCTACTGCTGAAGAAAGCAATAAACGGTATAAGTATTTATTAGCACAGGGGCAGACTGGCTTAAGTGTTGCTTTTGATCTGCCAACACAAATTGGTTATGACTCCGATTGTCCAGAAGCGGCAGGAGAAGTTGGAAAAGTTGGTGTGGCGATAGATACCTTAGCGGATATGGAAATATTATTTGCTGATATTCCATTAGATCAAATTTCAACTTCTATGACAATAAATGCCTCTGCTGCTGTTTTGTTAGCACTTTATATTGCTGTTGCAGAAAAACAAGGTATTAAAAGTGATAAATTAAGAGGAACTATTCAAAATGATATATTAAAAGAATATATATCAAGAGGAACTTATATATACCCCCCAACTCAATCAATGCGAATAATTACTGATATCTTTTCTTACTGTAAGGAATCAGTTCCTTTATGGAATACTATCTCCATTAGCGGATATCACATACGTGAAGCTGGAAGTACTGCATCTGAAGAAGTTGGATTTACATTAGCTGATGGCATTGCATATGTTGAGGCAGCAATAAACTCTGGTTTAGATGTAGATGAATTTGCTCCAAGATTATCTTTCTTTTTCAATAGTTTTACTGATTTATTTGAAGAAGTGGGAAAATTTAGAGCTGCTAGAAGAATTTGGGCAAAAATTATGCGGGAAAGATTTCAAGCAAAGAACCCTAAAAGTTGGATGTTACGTTTTCATACTCAGACAGCAGGATCTACTCTAACAGCACAACAACCAGATAATAATATCGTAAGGGTAACAATACAAGCGTTAGCAGCTGTATTAGGTGGGACACAAAGTTTACATACAAATTCAAAAGATGAAGCATTAGCTTTACCAACAGAAGAATCAGCTAGAATTGCCTTAAGAACACAGCAAATTATTGCTTATGAAAGTGGTGTGGCGGAAACAGTGGATCCTTTGGCTGGTAGTTATTATGTTGAAGCAACAACTGATAGAATTGAAAAAGAAGCTCTTGATATCATCAAAAGAATTGATGAAATTGGTGGTATGGTAAAAGCAATTGAACAGGGTTTTGTCCAAGCTTCAATTCAAAAATCAGCATATAAATATCAACAAGACATTGAAAACCAAAGTAGAGTTATTGTTGGAGTCAATAAGTTTATTATTGAAGAAAAACCAGTGGAAAATCTCTTAAAAATAGATGATAGCGTGGAAAGAAATCAAGTTTCAAGACTAAAAAAAATAAAAAACTCTCGCGATCAGGTTGCCGTAAAAGAAGCATTAATTAAGTTAAAAAGAGCTGCACAGGGTACAGAAAATCTAATGCCATTTATTCTAAATGCTGTAAAAGTTTATGCAAGTATTGGTGAAATTTGTAATATTCTTCGCGAAGTATTTGGTGAATATAAGGAAAATATTATATTATGA
- a CDS encoding ABC transporter ATP-binding protein, whose product MQASDIVSLHNVHHAFLPNKPILQELNLNIQKGDSLTILGPGGSGKSTLLKVILGIIKPQSGSVQVLGKTINNLKDEEKSELFKKMGMAFQQGALFDFMTVKENILFAMENMTHFSKSEQEEKAKLFLSQVLLAHAADKLPSELSGGMRRRVGFIRALITNPELALLDEPTAGLDPVTTTIVIDMIHNIGNSIGTTMVSVTSNIDVAFRFASNVAILKDGRIVGKGTKEELLALNDPWITNFLSIRKHDYNIS is encoded by the coding sequence GTGCAGGCTTCTGACATAGTTTCTTTGCATAACGTACATCATGCTTTTTTACCTAATAAACCTATTCTTCAAGAGTTAAACCTCAATATCCAAAAAGGTGACTCATTAACCATCCTAGGTCCTGGTGGTTCGGGGAAAAGCACTCTTCTTAAGGTTATCTTAGGTATCATTAAACCGCAATCTGGAAGTGTGCAAGTATTAGGTAAAACTATAAATAACTTAAAAGATGAGGAAAAATCTGAACTATTTAAAAAAATGGGAATGGCTTTTCAACAAGGTGCCTTGTTTGATTTTATGACTGTTAAAGAAAACATTTTATTTGCCATGGAAAATATGACTCATTTCTCTAAATCCGAGCAGGAAGAAAAGGCAAAACTTTTCTTATCTCAAGTTCTTCTTGCACATGCAGCTGATAAATTGCCGAGCGAGTTATCTGGCGGTATGCGCAGAAGAGTAGGATTTATTCGAGCACTTATAACAAACCCCGAACTCGCATTACTTGATGAGCCAACTGCAGGATTAGACCCCGTTACAACAACAATCGTCATAGACATGATTCACAATATTGGGAACAGTATTGGAACAACAATGGTGAGTGTGACATCCAATATTGATGTTGCTTTTCGTTTTGCTAGCAATGTCGCTATTTTAAAAGATGGTAGAATTGTTGGTAAAGGAACAAAAGAAGAATTGCTTGCGTTAAATGATCCTTGGATAACCAATTTTTTAAGTATTAGAAAACACGATTATAATATCTCTTAA
- the trmB gene encoding tRNA (guanosine(46)-N7)-methyltransferase TrmB, with product MRKVGTIIDNLRSGEKAPNRHENPYLTEALQLSEYLLTQAELQKVFPNIFKDMQKPIVVEVGCYMGKNVIELAQGNNNMNFLGIDITYKRVVKSARKLKRFDINNGKIAICDARYLMNDLLPDQFLDGICVFFPDPWPKDRHEKNRLLNQQFIQVVYQKLKPNGFFWFKSDHLVYFTQTNDLLLKSGFVADDFDNNQPRPQPDNIIGGPYETAFQKLFINKGIPFYQRVYLKI from the coding sequence ATGAGAAAAGTTGGCACTATTATTGACAATTTGCGGAGCGGTGAAAAGGCTCCGAATAGGCACGAAAACCCTTATCTAACAGAGGCTTTACAGCTATCAGAGTATTTACTTACTCAAGCAGAATTACAAAAAGTATTTCCAAACATATTTAAAGATATGCAAAAGCCTATAGTTGTCGAAGTAGGCTGTTACATGGGGAAAAATGTAATAGAACTAGCGCAAGGAAATAATAATATGAATTTTCTTGGGATAGATATTACATATAAGCGAGTAGTAAAATCTGCACGTAAGCTCAAACGGTTTGATATAAATAACGGAAAAATAGCAATTTGTGATGCAAGATACTTAATGAATGATCTCTTACCTGATCAATTTCTAGATGGAATTTGCGTTTTTTTTCCTGATCCTTGGCCAAAAGATCGGCATGAAAAAAATAGATTACTTAATCAACAGTTTATTCAGGTAGTGTATCAAAAGCTGAAACCTAATGGATTTTTTTGGTTTAAATCTGATCATCTAGTATATTTTACTCAAACTAATGATTTGTTACTAAAATCCGGGTTTGTCGCAGATGATTTTGATAACAATCAGCCTAGACCTCAGCCTGACAATATAATTGGGGGGCCTTATGAGACTGCTTTTCAAAAATTATTTATCAATAAAGGAATTCCATTTTATCAGCGTGTTTACTTAAAAATATAA
- the groL gene encoding chaperonin GroEL (60 kDa chaperone family; promotes refolding of misfolded polypeptides especially under stressful conditions; forms two stacked rings of heptamers to form a barrel-shaped 14mer; ends can be capped by GroES; misfolded proteins enter the barrel where they are refolded when GroES binds), whose amino-acid sequence MSVKMINFGEDARKKILVGVNTLADAVKVTMGPRGRNVAIDKSFGSPNVTKDGVTVAKEIELEDKFENMGAQMVKEVASKTSDVAGDGTTTATVLAQAIYREGVKLVAAGHNPMDLKRGIDKAVLEVTAELKKISKPISSHNEIAQVGTISANSDTTIGNIIAEAMQEVGKQGVIQIEEAKGMETTLDVVKGMQFDRGYLSNYFVNDAERMEVNYEDAYVLIFDKKLSSLKDLVPILEKVVRTGKPLLIIAEDVEGEALAALVLNRLRANLKIVAVKAPGFGDRRKAMLEDIAILTGGVVISEELGMKLETTTIEQLGVAKRIRCDKDNTTIIDGQGDKTQVEARVKQIQKQMADTTSDYDREKLQERLAKLSGGVAVIRVGAATEAEMKEKKARVEDALHATRAAVEEGIVPGGGVALIRAQKVLEALRSKVINDERFGIDIISRATEEPLRQIVANGGYEPSVVLNKVRENTTVNFGFNAKEERYEDMVAVGIIDPTKVTRSALQNAASVASLLLTTECMIAEKPKEEKAPAMPAGGGYPGMM is encoded by the coding sequence ATGTCAGTAAAAATGATCAATTTCGGTGAAGATGCACGTAAAAAAATTCTTGTTGGTGTAAATACTCTAGCTGATGCAGTGAAAGTTACAATGGGACCTAGAGGTCGTAATGTTGCTATTGATAAGTCTTTCGGCTCACCAAATGTAACGAAAGACGGCGTTACTGTAGCAAAAGAAATTGAATTAGAAGATAAATTTGAAAACATGGGCGCGCAAATGGTGAAAGAAGTTGCTTCTAAAACCTCAGATGTCGCTGGTGATGGTACAACAACTGCTACTGTATTGGCTCAAGCAATTTACCGTGAAGGTGTAAAATTAGTAGCAGCTGGTCACAATCCTATGGATTTAAAACGTGGTATTGATAAAGCTGTACTTGAAGTAACAGCTGAATTGAAAAAAATTAGTAAACCTATTTCTAGTCATAATGAAATTGCGCAAGTAGGTACAATTTCTGCAAACTCTGACACTACTATTGGCAACATTATTGCTGAAGCTATGCAAGAAGTTGGTAAGCAAGGTGTTATCCAGATTGAAGAAGCTAAAGGCATGGAAACAACTCTTGATGTTGTTAAGGGAATGCAATTTGATCGTGGGTACCTTTCAAATTATTTTGTAAATGATGCAGAAAGAATGGAAGTAAACTACGAAGATGCCTACGTTCTTATTTTTGATAAAAAACTTTCTTCTTTAAAAGATTTAGTTCCAATTCTAGAGAAAGTTGTACGTACTGGTAAACCGCTTTTAATTATTGCTGAAGATGTTGAAGGCGAAGCTCTAGCGGCTTTAGTTTTAAATCGTTTACGCGCAAATCTTAAAATTGTAGCTGTTAAAGCTCCAGGATTTGGTGACCGTCGTAAAGCAATGCTTGAAGACATTGCTATTTTAACTGGTGGCGTTGTCATTTCAGAAGAACTTGGAATGAAGTTAGAAACAACTACAATTGAACAACTTGGTGTTGCTAAACGTATCCGTTGCGACAAAGATAATACTACAATTATTGATGGCCAAGGCGATAAAACTCAAGTTGAAGCCAGAGTAAAACAAATTCAAAAGCAAATGGCTGATACAACATCAGATTATGATCGCGAAAAACTTCAAGAGCGTCTAGCAAAATTATCTGGTGGCGTTGCGGTAATCCGTGTTGGAGCTGCTACAGAAGCAGAAATGAAAGAAAAGAAAGCTCGTGTTGAAGATGCTTTACATGCAACTCGCGCAGCGGTTGAAGAAGGTATTGTTCCAGGGGGCGGTGTTGCTCTTATTCGCGCACAAAAGGTATTAGAAGCTCTACGTTCTAAAGTAATTAACGATGAACGTTTTGGTATTGATATTATTTCTCGTGCTACAGAAGAGCCACTTCGTCAAATTGTTGCTAATGGTGGTTATGAACCGTCAGTAGTTTTAAATAAAGTACGTGAAAACACTACTGTTAACTTTGGCTTTAATGCAAAAGAAGAACGTTATGAAGATATGGTTGCGGTTGGTATCATTGATCCAACTAAAGTAACACGTTCTGCTTTACAAAATGCTGCTTCAGTTGCTTCTTTATTATTAACTACTGAATGCATGATTGCTGAAAAACCAAAAGAAGAAAAAGCTCCTGCAATGCCTGCAGGCGGTGGCTACCCAGGAATGATGTAA
- a CDS encoding OmpA family protein, which translates to MQFVHEKKLQYLRILVALYSLMLHAMSFAYKFPEAFPYSPLSRREYYTHKSYANEECTPKEIDPQQIKLSIVEKLIGNSEYKIGWNFYTEQEIPAYLRPTVGGEVQVMRCLPPGKWVFVGKGNVTGINGNIVEALISGFSDVETQFGKIPAEFISSGNIYWKPMVGDAIFPVEKHINRKIAISPRVEIPFQDLFISSDLNQYSYEISKQGEDILKEKFSQFKKLNGRILIESFILTSGNREQLRIESLIRAQSVSKYLANLYNIESNQIVTIGYGNDWLQSGLQPIKGWPNNNITSGIIIRMLPANF; encoded by the coding sequence ATGCAATTCGTGCATGAAAAAAAATTGCAATACTTAAGAATCTTAGTAGCCTTATATTCATTAATGCTACATGCGATGAGTTTTGCTTACAAGTTTCCTGAAGCTTTTCCTTATTCTCCTTTATCAAGAAGAGAATATTATACACATAAATCCTACGCAAACGAAGAATGCACTCCAAAAGAAATTGACCCACAACAAATAAAATTGTCTATAGTCGAAAAGTTAATCGGAAATAGTGAATATAAAATTGGTTGGAACTTTTATACTGAACAAGAAATCCCAGCATATTTACGCCCTACGGTTGGTGGAGAAGTTCAAGTAATGCGTTGTTTACCACCAGGAAAATGGGTATTTGTAGGAAAAGGAAATGTAACAGGAATAAACGGTAACATTGTCGAAGCTCTTATTTCAGGCTTTTCTGACGTCGAAACACAATTTGGTAAAATTCCGGCTGAATTTATATCTTCAGGTAATATATATTGGAAACCTATGGTAGGAGATGCTATCTTTCCAGTAGAAAAGCATATCAATAGAAAAATTGCAATTAGCCCAAGAGTGGAAATTCCTTTTCAAGATCTTTTTATTAGTAGCGATTTAAACCAATATTCATATGAAATTTCAAAACAAGGAGAAGATATTTTAAAAGAAAAATTTAGCCAATTCAAAAAATTAAATGGCAGAATTTTGATTGAATCATTTATTCTCACAAGTGGAAATAGAGAGCAATTAAGAATTGAAAGTTTAATAAGAGCTCAATCAGTTTCAAAATATTTAGCAAATTTATACAATATTGAAAGCAATCAAATAGTCACAATAGGATATGGAAATGACTGGCTTCAAAGTGGATTACAACCAATCAAAGGTTGGCCAAATAACAATATCACAAGTGGCATAATAATAAGAATGCTCCCTGCAAATTTCTGA
- a CDS encoding deoxycytidylate deaminase, with translation MSSKVIFSKEEKKHYPVLKIDYSNRKNILRPSWDNYFIGIAEAVSRRSHDGETQVGVVIVDENKRILATGYNGFPPGSDDKNLPNLRPDKYPFIVHAEMNAIAASRQDLRNSSLYCTFSPCRDCAKAIITAGIKSVVFRTAYKNEDYDFVMNFLRSCGLSVRQAEE, from the coding sequence ATGAGTAGTAAAGTTATTTTCTCTAAAGAAGAAAAAAAACATTATCCAGTTTTGAAAATAGATTATTCAAATAGAAAGAATATTCTTCGTCCATCATGGGACAATTATTTTATTGGTATTGCCGAAGCTGTTTCAAGAAGAAGTCATGATGGTGAAACTCAAGTAGGAGTAGTCATTGTAGATGAAAATAAAAGGATTTTAGCTACTGGTTATAATGGGTTCCCCCCAGGAAGTGATGATAAGAATCTCCCAAATCTTCGCCCAGATAAATATCCATTTATTGTACATGCAGAAATGAATGCCATTGCAGCCTCTCGGCAGGACTTACGAAATTCTTCTTTGTATTGTACTTTTAGTCCTTGTAGAGATTGCGCAAAGGCTATTATCACTGCCGGAATAAAAAGTGTTGTATTTCGGACTGCTTATAAAAATGAAGATTATGATTTTGTTATGAATTTTCTACGTTCCTGTGGTTTATCTGTGCGCCAGGCAGAGGAATAG
- the groES gene encoding co-chaperone GroES — protein sequence MKIRPLSDRILVKRVAEETKTAGGILIPDNAKEKPVEATVVAVGNGKVLADGQVRQIDIKVGDRVLFSKYSGTEIKVDGEEHLILREDDVLGVIG from the coding sequence ATGAAGATTCGTCCACTTTCAGATCGTATCTTGGTTAAGCGCGTTGCGGAAGAGACTAAAACTGCTGGCGGAATTCTTATTCCAGACAATGCAAAAGAAAAGCCAGTGGAAGCAACTGTTGTCGCAGTTGGTAATGGAAAAGTCCTAGCTGATGGGCAAGTGCGCCAAATAGACATCAAAGTTGGTGACAGAGTTTTATTTAGTAAGTACAGCGGTACTGAAATTAAAGTTGATGGTGAAGAACACCTTATTTTGCGTGAAGATGATGTTCTTGGCGTCATTGGTTAA
- a CDS encoding cation diffusion facilitator family transporter, with the protein MLKNNILDKGDLKSKLAQRTALIAALCAAGLALGKFSLFLLSGSLVVALSAWDSAIDMLVSLINRKIVAYSRLDADDNHPYGHGRVESIAALGQGCLITGGAIGIMASSGRQIYDYFFENIKIHFHASWNQVIFFGFAAAVSLFVTKLLKNNGKKLNSPALLADSEHYKVDLVTNLASGLAIIFVILIGNSILDPIIAFVFSIYIIFGAFGLIKTSINELMDHDILDEVKLKAKEIIKKTDNRIEDIHRFRGRKSGHKYFFDFHVTLPDDLSFHEVHLIIEKIEKSLEESFESDVIVHADPSSVRIKI; encoded by the coding sequence ATGTTGAAGAATAACATTCTAGATAAAGGAGATTTAAAATCAAAGTTAGCACAAAGAACAGCTTTAATTGCGGCTCTTTGTGCAGCGGGTTTAGCTCTCGGTAAATTTTCTTTGTTTCTTTTATCAGGTTCTCTAGTAGTTGCTTTATCAGCTTGGGATAGTGCTATAGATATGCTTGTAAGTTTAATCAATAGAAAAATTGTTGCTTACTCAAGACTAGATGCTGATGATAATCATCCATATGGTCATGGGAGAGTAGAAAGTATAGCTGCACTTGGTCAAGGTTGCTTAATAACTGGGGGTGCTATAGGTATTATGGCTTCCAGTGGCAGACAAATTTATGATTATTTTTTTGAAAATATTAAAATACATTTTCATGCAAGTTGGAACCAAGTTATCTTTTTTGGTTTTGCAGCAGCGGTAAGTCTTTTTGTAACAAAATTATTAAAAAATAATGGAAAAAAATTAAATAGTCCTGCACTATTAGCTGATTCTGAACATTACAAAGTTGATTTAGTTACAAATCTAGCGAGTGGTTTAGCTATTATTTTTGTTATCTTAATAGGTAATTCTATATTAGATCCAATAATAGCATTTGTTTTTTCAATTTATATAATTTTTGGAGCTTTCGGTTTAATAAAAACCAGTATAAATGAATTAATGGATCATGATATTCTTGATGAAGTTAAGTTAAAAGCAAAAGAAATAATTAAAAAAACAGACAATAGAATTGAAGATATTCATAGATTCAGAGGAAGAAAAAGTGGTCACAAGTACTTCTTTGATTTTCATGTTACTCTTCCTGATGACTTATCATTTCATGAAGTCCATTTAATAATCGAAAAAATCGAAAAATCTCTCGAAGAATCTTTTGAAAGCGATGTTATTGTTCACGCTGATCCTAGTAGTGTTAGAATAAAAATATGA